TGCTTGTCTTTTAATTTGAACTTGTAAATTCCCTCTTTATGAAATTGAACTAATGTCTTGAAAATGAACATATCTTCCGTTCGAACTTTACTGACCATTTTATTTTCATGAAACAAGGCCACTCCTGAAACTGCAACTTCTTTATTAATTATTTTAAATAAAGGAAGAAACGAATCTCCGCCATCTTCCATGGAGTTTCTTAAAAAAAGATGGAGGTTTGTATCCGGTCCATTCCCTGTTTCAATTTGTTGATTGATTAAGTCCGATAAAAAGATTCCAATATTTACATTCGTATTTGGTGGTTTCGTATTTAACAAATCCTTGACCTTTCCTTCAACGATGGCCAAAAAGACCCTGTTTCCAAGTTGAGGCTCACGGTAGAGATAATCGGTCAGTTCTGTTATTCCTATTTCATGTACGATTTTCTCGCTAAATAAAAAGATGCGTGTCTGTCCAAGCATCACCGGCTTATCCGCTTTTTTGGATACGATAGCCTGAACATCACTCGTTGTCGTCGATGTTCCAGTTAAGGTTTGATACATACCCATCTTGTCCTGTTGGAAGATAGGGATGACGAACATTCCTTCGATTATTTTATCCTTTCGTATATCGTAACCAATGGCTTGGGACATATTGACTTCATCAACCACTCTTGGCTGGGCACAGCTGCAAAGGAGGGAAAAAGCCAAGATGACAAGAAAGAATTTTCTCATAAACGTATCCTCCTTTTCTTTATATAAATGATGGCTAAAAGAAGAGGCAAATATAATGCAAGGAAGAGCACGGCGTATGGATTGATTATTTTATTCAATATATATAAGGAATCATTATCAAAAACAAATATATTAGTGAACAGGATAATAATGGACATCGCCCATAATGGATACTTTTGCTGAACATTGAATATGCGCTTGATACCCCTGCTGGCAGCCCACAAGCAGATGGTCATGTTGGGTATGACAAAAATGGCCCACCAAGAAACTTGTATATATTCAAATCGCTGAATAAAGGGCAATTCGACAATGCTGGTCATTGTAAGTGTCGGCCAGATAGTCAGTTCCAACTGTTTTTGTGAA
The DNA window shown above is from Peribacillus sp. FSL P2-0133 and carries:
- a CDS encoding Ger(x)C family spore germination protein is translated as MRKFFLVILAFSLLCSCAQPRVVDEVNMSQAIGYDIRKDKIIEGMFVIPIFQQDKMGMYQTLTGTSTTTSDVQAIVSKKADKPVMLGQTRIFLFSEKIVHEIGITELTDYLYREPQLGNRVFLAIVEGKVKDLLNTKPPNTNVNIGIFLSDLINQQIETGNGPDTNLHLFLRNSMEDGGDSFLPLFKIINKEVAVSGVALFHENKMVSKVRTEDMFIFKTLVQFHKEGIYKFKLKDKQKSDIVVESIRSGSNYEVSNSERNPSITIKLKIKGQIKESMRRDNLTNKKLIKVIEKEMEASLNRQANRLIKDFQKKNIDPIGLKAKYHAKNKRMTYEQWRKIYPMMDIKIETKVDILQTGVSE